In the Stakelama saccharophila genome, CCATCTCCTGAATCGCGCGCTGGTCCTCGGTAAGGTCGAATTGATCGGTCATGTCAGTCCTATATCGTCATGCCGGACTTGATCCGGCATACAGAGCGGCAAACGAAACCGTCTGCCGCTGTGGATGCTGACGTTCGTCAGCATGGCGGACAAGGAGGAGACCAATCCGCTCACCCCATGGTCGGGATGACGAACGCGTTCTCGCCGGTGGCGCTGCCGTCGGGCCAGCGTTGGGTCACCGTCTTGACCTTGGTCCAGAATTTCAGCCCCTCGGTGCCGTACTGGTTGGTGTCGCCAAAGCCCGAGCGCTTCCACCCGCCAAAGCTGTGATAGCTCACCGGCACCGGGATCGGCACGTTGATGCCGACCATGCCGACCTGCACGCGATGCGCGAATTCGCGCGCGGCGTGGCCGTTGCGCGTGAAGATCGCGACGCCGTTGCCGTACTGGTGCTCGCTCGGCAGGCGCACCGCCGCCTCGAAATCGTGCGCGCGGACGATCTGGAGGACGGGGCCGAAGATCTCTTCCTTGTACGATTCCATGGTCGTCGTGACATGGTCGAACAGGCTGGGGCCGACGAAGAAGCCGTCCTCATGCCCCTGCAGCTTGAAGCCGCGCCCGTCGACGACCAGTTCGGCGCCCTCATCGACGCCGGTCTGAATCCACTTCTCGACGCGCCCCTTCTGCTCGGCGGTGACCATCGGGCCATATTGCGCGTCCTTGTCGGTCGACACGCCGACGCGCAGGCTGTCGATCGCGGGGATCAGCTTGTCGCGCAGCCGCTCGGCGGTATCCTCGCCCACCGGCACGACGACCGGCAGCGCCATGCAGCGCTCGCCCGCCGAGCCATAGGCGGCGCCGACCAGATCGTTCACCACCTGGTCGAGATCGGCGTCGGGCATGACGATGCCGTGATTCTTCGCGCCGCCCATCGCCTGGACGCGCTTTCCGGCGGCGACGCCGCGCTTGTATACATAATGCGCGATGTCGGACGAGCCGACGAAGCTGACCGCCGAAATCGCCGGGTGGTCGAGGATCGCGTCGACCATTTCCTTGTCGCCGTGCACGACCTGGAGCAGCCCCTCGGGCGCGCCCGCCTCGACGAACAGTTCGGCGAGCCGCACCGGCACGCTGGGGTCGCGCTCGGACGGCTTCAGGATGAAGGCGTTGCCGCACGCGATCGCCATGCCGAACATCCACATCGGGATCATCGCGGGAAAATTGAACGGCGTGATACCCGCGCCCAGCCCAAGCGGCTGACGCATCGAATAGACATCGATTCCGGTGCCGGCACCTTGCGTATATTCGCCCTTCAGCACCTGCGGGATGCCGCAGGCATATTCGATGACCTCCAGCCCGCGCTGCACATCGCCATGCGCGTCGTCGATCACCTTGCCGTGCTCGGAGGACAAGAGCCGCGCCAGCTCGTCCTTGTTGGCCTCGACCAGCTCCTTGAACCGGAACATCACGCGGGCGCGCCGCTGCGGATTGGTCGCGGCCCATTCGGGCTGGACCTTCCGTGCGGCGGCCACCGCGGCGTCGAGTTCGGCCTGTCCGCCCAATGCGACGGTGGCCTGGACCTGACCGCTATTGGGATCGAAGACGTCGTGGCTCCGCGCGCCGCCGCCACCCGAATAGCCGGAAATGACATGATCGATGGTGCGCATGAAATTCTCCTCTC is a window encoding:
- a CDS encoding CoA-acylating methylmalonate-semialdehyde dehydrogenase, with amino-acid sequence MRTIDHVISGYSGGGGARSHDVFDPNSGQVQATVALGGQAELDAAVAAARKVQPEWAATNPQRRARVMFRFKELVEANKDELARLLSSEHGKVIDDAHGDVQRGLEVIEYACGIPQVLKGEYTQGAGTGIDVYSMRQPLGLGAGITPFNFPAMIPMWMFGMAIACGNAFILKPSERDPSVPVRLAELFVEAGAPEGLLQVVHGDKEMVDAILDHPAISAVSFVGSSDIAHYVYKRGVAAGKRVQAMGGAKNHGIVMPDADLDQVVNDLVGAAYGSAGERCMALPVVVPVGEDTAERLRDKLIPAIDSLRVGVSTDKDAQYGPMVTAEQKGRVEKWIQTGVDEGAELVVDGRGFKLQGHEDGFFVGPSLFDHVTTTMESYKEEIFGPVLQIVRAHDFEAAVRLPSEHQYGNGVAIFTRNGHAAREFAHRVQVGMVGINVPIPVPVSYHSFGGWKRSGFGDTNQYGTEGLKFWTKVKTVTQRWPDGSATGENAFVIPTMG